GTAAACATGCCACAGTCAATCATTGCTGGACACATAACTGGACATCATTTTTTGAGTAACGACAAGATTTAAATCCAGCAGATTTGGCTAACTGGAGCCAGTAGAGATTAGCATTGCCTCATCGTTACTGGTGGACAGTTGAGGATTAAACAATGATGAAATACCATAAAACTATAGGAAAGAAAGCCCTAGCAGATGTTCAATTTAGCTTGCGtactatacaaaataaatatgattaattttcatattaagAGACATAATTAGACACTAAAAATTGTAGATATAGATTGACGCAAGCATTCCTTCATATCTGGTGTTATGTGTGGTCAAAAGTAACTATGTGCTTATGGATCActgatcaaaacaaaaacaagtgttGACCCATGAAATCAATATTGATTTCTAAAACTTAGAAACTACTTGTAGCCAAGTCAACagatcaaaaaagaaaaagaaaggggggaaaaaaaataaatcgaTGACAAGCCGCTGTCAATTTTGGAGTTGTGGAGTGATGGAGAGTTATGACTCAACCCCAATCCTTTTGTTTATTCGTTTCTCTCCACACTTGTCGTGGATGGAGCTAATACCGAGTGTGACTGATTGATCCACCCCTAGATGGACAGTAAAGATTAAGAGGATGACAAATAGGCACTTGCTTACACAGCGCTTGCTGCTAATCCCTTTGTCTTCCTTTAGGGAGCCCACAGTAGCCTCAGAGTCACTCATTGCCCAGCACCAGGAGGAGGTGACAGACCTCACTGCACTTTACAAAAGTAACAGGGAAGAAGTTCTAGAGGACAGAGACACCCAGAGTCAAGAGCGGACCATCAGGATAAAGACTAAAGGGCCTTGAAGAAACATCTAGCATTGGTGCAATTCTCAGAAGTGGACGGATCTCTTGGAAGACCCTCTAGGATTCAAATCAACCTACCTGAGACAGATATTGTCGCTCCAAAAGCCAGATTCTTCTAAGGGGACACTTATACATTACATCGAATGGAGGATCCAATGTCAGAAATGTCCATGTTACCATTTGCATCACCAACAGAGTCGTCCAGGAGCAACTCTACGGATGACAGccaagagggtgagtaactgCTTCTTCGATTTAGCATGTAGTGCAACAAGTAGTAGACTCCTGCACTCAAAGACCTTTTGAACTTTTGGTATTCAGTTTAAATATTGACAGAAAGTCCTAAAATGCAATATTCTTAAGCAAGGTTTACCTCGGCAAGTATGGCATGCCGAGTAAATGCTGTCTAGTGATTATCAACTCCTACCGACTGGATTGGCAATAAGCGATTGTGACCTGGAATAACTAAAAGTTGTTTCCTATGCTGTCCCAGGTAAAAGCCCCGCTCCTGGTAAGGTCCTGAACTCGGGACTTCTCTGCAAAGTGTGTTCTGACACCAGTAGTGGGAAACACTACGGGATATATGCTTGCAATGGTTGCAGTGGCTTTTTCAAGCGCAGTGTGAGGCGCAGACTCATCTACAGGTGAGAAAACACCTTGCATATTCTCTTTCGAAGCTAAACCTTTGTACCTTCTTTACCCCTAGTAGCTTAAAGGAACATATTTGTACTTAAGGTGTACATACTAGTAACTTTTAAAAAGGTGTAGCTTTTCCCCAGTGATAGTCTCTGTGCCTTTGTTCTGCAAGTGTTTAAAGTTGGGAGCAGAGAAGCTTTCTGGTCATAACCTTCCTGATATTGAAATTTACAGATGTCAAGCTGGTACAGGCATGTGTCCCGTGGATAAAGCCCATCGGAATCAGTGCCAGGCCTGTCGCTTAAAGAAATGCCTTCAAGCTGGCATGAACAAGGATGGTGAGTCAGCTCGTTAGATGCAACCTCTTCTTCTTCATTGTCTTCAATTGCTAAATCTTTCCGTCCATCTCCTCTCAGCTGTTCAGAATGAGCGTCAGCCCCGCAGCACCGCTCAAGTCAGGTTAGACGCACTGGATGTGGACAAGGACAAGGAGCACCTCGCCACCACTCTGGAACCCACCTCCTCGTCCACCTGCTCTGTGATCAACCGCCCACTGCTGGGCTCCTCCATCAGCTCCAGCATCAGCTCCACAGATACTAGTCAACGCTCCAACAGCCCCAAGAACGGACATCGCTTCATGGCCAGCCTGATGACGGCCGAGACCTGCGCCAAGCTGGAACCAGAGGACGGTAAGGAATGAGACCACCTTGATTAAcctaaaaaagttttaaaatcctGGAGATACAATGGCAGCAAGGTACATCAAATGTTCGCCTAAAACGTACTTTAAACTGAATTTAGTATAGATCTTTTTATGATGTTATGGAGCCTTGGAAGGCAACCTCAAACCTCGTCGCACTCtcagaaataaaatgtgcagaaattgtacttttagtggTACAACAGCCTGTCACTTAGGCAGTACCTTTTCGAAAGGTACACATTTGTACCTTATTTATCCCTAAAAGATGCATATTAATACTTAAATTGTAAGTATTTAAAAGGTGCAATTTAGTACCTTTTGAAAGCGTACTGTCCTAGTGACAACTTTGTACCTTACTTGCCCCCCGAAGTTGTAGTACCTTAAGAGTACATATCATTGCTctaaagcaggggtgcccaaactcagtcctggagggccggtgtcctgcagagtttagctccaaccccaaatacacacacctgaaccagctaatcaagctctaactaggcatactagaaacttcccggcaagtgtgttgaggcaagttggagttCAACTCTACAGGACACCGGCGCTCCAGGACCGAGTGTCTATCTAAAGTATTGTGTACCTTATACACAGAATATTACTGTACCTTTAGGAGTACAACAACTTTCACGGCAAGTAGTCTTAAAGGAAATCTTTGTACATTACCCCTAAAGGgtcactgtcagaaaaaagggACGGTACCTTTTTCAAAGGTACTAGTATGTACACTtcaggtacaaatatgtacctttaaggtactaaaatGCACCTTATATGGGCAAAGAAGgtacaaatgtgttttaaaacggTACCATCTCAGTTACACCTTtcgtacctttttttctgagagtgacCCTTAAAGGGTACTTGCCTAGTGAAAGTTGATTTACTTCTAAAAGTACAGTTCTATTCTAAGAATGTATGAAGTACCtttctacacagaatgctacCTGATAAGTCATTGACTGACTAGATAGCGACGCTGTAGTGCCTTAGGTTTTGTACAGAATCCATGGCTACTACCGTAGCATAAACGAGCAGCAGGGaagtttatgctggtcttttcaACAGGCTAATAACTCGTTATCCATATTTTATCAGTTCAATATTTGTAACTGTGTTTACAGTGGATGAAAACATTGATGTGACCAGTAATGAACCTGAAAGGAGTTCTCCGGAGTACGGCAGTGCTCTCTACCCCTCACGTGGACCAGAGAGTGTATATGAAACCTCAGCCCGCCTACTCTTCATGTCTGTTAAATGGGCCAAGAACCTGCCGGTGTTTTCCCACCTACCATTCAGAGACCAGGTGAGAGTATTTTTTGATTTCAAGCCAAAGAAACCATAGTTATGTTGTTGTCTTAGatatactgtactgtataaTCGATAGGTACAATAATCGCCACTCAAAATAGCAAATATTCCTGATTAATCTACCTAGCTTCAACTTACTGATCCAACTCTTTGTGAATTTAGGTGATTCTACTTGAGGAAGCATGGAGCGAGCTGTTTCTTCTCTGTGCAATTCAGTGGTCGCTACCTCTGGACAACTGCCCTCTGCTGTCCCTGCCGGACCTCTCACCCCCAGGACAGGGCAAGGGAAACCCTTTTGCCTCGGACGTGAGGGTCCTGCAAGAAACGTTTAGTCGCTTCAAGCCCCTGCAAGTGGATCCAACTGAGTTTGCATGCTTGAAAgccattgttttgtttaaaccaGGTAGGTGTTTGCCTCTTCTTGCCACAAGGGGGCATAAATAATACATTGCATGAACTGAATTGGTGTTCGGGGTGAGTAATCTTTGCATTCTGTTATAGAAACACGAGGACTTAAAGATCCAGAACAGGTGGAGAACCTCCAAGATCAGTCCCAAGTGCTGCTAGCTCAACATATGCACACTCTTTACCCCAGTCAAGTCGCCAGGTGAGTAAATATACAAGTGTGCATTGGCATaaaacagtatttctgaaagAGAGGACATGACTAATGCATATTATTCTTATGAATGTCTTTCCTCAGGTTTGGCAGACTATTGCTTCTCCTTCCATCCCTTCACTTTGTGAGCTCAGAAAGAATTGAGCAACTTTTCTTCCAGAGAACCATCGGGAACACACCCATGGAGAAACTCCTGTGTGACATGTTCAAAAACTGAGGGGATTTTCTGAAAGACTGTTTTTAGAGGAGTGAAATCCTCTAGATTTTAGGTGCTTTGCTTCACTGCCACGCTAGTTACGATGCCAATGAATCTGCCTAAAAGCGCAAATGTATGTAAGCCACATTATTCTTTTGCATAGGTTGCTTATTTTGTctcattatgttattttttatgtctctTCATTTGTGTTACTGTAGTTTTTATACCTATGATATTGCTATGCATCTCCATTATGTGGAATCTCAGATATTTGGCACAGCCTGTTTATGTATATCATGTTGAGAATGCAAAATGCCTATCAATGGCATTATAATGCAAGATTATTTAGAATATGTTTAAGTATCAGTTTGAAATTAAAGAAATTGTAAACAAATACCCCTTTTGAAGGGGCCACTTTTGTAAAAGTTGAAAGATATGCCTCATATTTGTAGGAcgtatgaataaaatatattatgaatcattctgaattttattttatttgcagaaacaatcattttaataataataatgataatattaccTTTCCAAATGTGATGTACCGTATGTCACTTCCGTTACTCTAGAGGGCGCCGTTGCATTGGTCCTCAGCACATGACGTCACACTATACGTCGCAAAACGCGGAAGTTCTTCTTGTTTTGACTGTCTCGCCATGGATTGAGCTCAAAAATTGCTTTTTGCACTATAATATACGGTTATAGTCATCAAGAGGGAGCGCGATCTTTTCTGAAACAGCATGACAATGTTCGGGAAGTCTTCGGGTTATGAGTATCAGAGTCTGTCGCAGAGAGATTCAGTGTATAATGACACTCCTGGACTGTTTTCATCTCATGCTGCATTCACTCACAATAATTATGACCAGAGAGGACATTCGTTTGATTATGTGCCTAAAGTCTCTCAGAACGACTTCACAGGTATTCACTTCACGGTGACACACATTACGGTGcacatattaaatatgtaaatatgattaTAGTTtagtacagtatgtgtgtgtgtgtgtgtgtgtgtgtgtgtgtgtgtgtgtgtgtttgtgtttatcaatattatataaaatattattattatagtattaagtattaatatcaagtattatatatatattatatattatatatatatatatatatatattattcagtaaatacactaccagtcaaaagtttttgaacactaagatttcttacgtttttttttttttttaagtctcttctgctcaccaagcctacatttatttgatccaaaaaatgtgaaatatttttattatttaaaataactgttgtctatttcagtatattttaatatgtaatttatttgtgattt
The sequence above is drawn from the Labeo rohita strain BAU-BD-2019 chromosome 25, IGBB_LRoh.1.0, whole genome shotgun sequence genome and encodes:
- the nr2e3 gene encoding photoreceptor-specific nuclear receptor, with amino-acid sequence MEDPMSEMSMLPFASPTESSRSNSTDDSQEGKSPAPGKVLNSGLLCKVCSDTSSGKHYGIYACNGCSGFFKRSVRRRLIYRCQAGTGMCPVDKAHRNQCQACRLKKCLQAGMNKDAVQNERQPRSTAQVRLDALDVDKDKEHLATTLEPTSSSTCSVINRPLLGSSISSSISSTDTSQRSNSPKNGHRFMASLMTAETCAKLEPEDVDENIDVTSNEPERSSPEYGSALYPSRGPESVYETSARLLFMSVKWAKNLPVFSHLPFRDQVILLEEAWSELFLLCAIQWSLPLDNCPLLSLPDLSPPGQGKGNPFASDVRVLQETFSRFKPLQVDPTEFACLKAIVLFKPETRGLKDPEQVENLQDQSQVLLAQHMHTLYPSQVARFGRLLLLLPSLHFVSSERIEQLFFQRTIGNTPMEKLLCDMFKN